The window GAAGCTCACCATGCTCAGTGTTTTCAGAGCTTTCAAAGCTGTCATCCCTTCAGCTGGCAACTCAGCGCCGTGGCATGTTAATGATGCGCCAGAAGGATCTCGCTCAAACCCGCCCACACTGAGATACTCCAACTTGTGAAGTTTGGTGATATGGGGAGGAATCTCTGTCACTTTTGTCCATCTGAGATCCAGTGTTTCAAGATTCTGCAACTTCGCTAAGGCTTTTGGTAATGATCTGATAGAGGTGTTCCTCAAGTTAAGGTACCTGAGAAGAGTGAACTGGCCGATGACTTCAAGGTCTCCATCGACTTCAGAAAGATGACAACCCTCTAGATCAAGCACTCGTAGCAGCTTCATTCGGCTTGTGTTCTTGAGTGATACTATACCTTCAGAGAATACTGTTAATGATCGAACATGCTCTAATTTTTTGTTCTTATGAATGTTTGCCGGTAGGGAATGTTGATGCAGTGCTAGATGACGAGCTTCGCGCACATCTTGAGTTTGcggtgctggtgctggtggtTGTTGTTTCCTGGTGATGATAGAAACTAGATTGTCTTTCTCAGACATGTTGAGAGTGAACTCAAGCATAATATCATGGATATGACATGAGTGAACCGTGGTGTCACCATTAATGATTGAGGATAAGATCATGCTTCGATCCATCAACTCCTTAAAGTACCATTCTGCAACTTCTTCGGTTGACATGTCTCGTGTCGCATGCACCAGTCCTTCAGCGATCCACCGCCTCAACAAGCGTTTGCGTCTGATTTGGTAGTCCTCAGGAAATATGGCCAGGTACAAGAAAAGTGGCTTGAGATAGTACGGTAGATCATAGTAGCTAAAAGATAATATTCGGGTCATGGCATCAAGACCTTGGTGAGACATAATTGAGGTGCCCAAATGATCATGTAATTTCTGCCATTCTGACTCTAATAAAGGCTTACTAGCTAAAACACCACCGATGGTCACAATGGCTAACGGCAACCCATCACATTTGCCCAAGATTTCTTTAGATAAATGTGTAAAGGTAGGTGGACAATTACTATAATGGCGTGGGAAGGCTTTCTTGCAGAAGAGGAGCCAAGAATTTTCAGGACAGAGTGGTTTTAAATGATAGACATGACCAGACTCTTGAGAGCAAAAAGATGCGACATCTAGATTTCGGGTTGTCACAATTATTCTACTTCCTAAACTATTATCAGGTAATGCTGGAAAGAAACTCAACCATGCATTCAAGGaccaaacatcatcaagaacTATCACGTACCTTGTATTCAACTTCATCAGTTCATCCCGAAGTTGCTGAACAAGTTGACCCTCTGTCATTTCAGCAGAAAACACTTGTGAACCCAGTAGCTAGTTGATCATGTCTCTCAAGAGCACCTTCAATGAAAAGGTTTGTGAAACAGTGATCCACGCACGGCGGTGGAAATGCTCCATCACTTGTCGATTTTCATAGAGCTTTTTGACAAGAGTGGTCTTGCCTAGTCCCCCCATGCCTACCACAGAGATGA of the Dioscorea cayenensis subsp. rotundata cultivar TDr96_F1 unplaced genomic scaffold, TDr96_F1_v2_PseudoChromosome.rev07_lg8_w22 25.fasta BLBR01001092.1, whole genome shotgun sequence genome contains:
- the LOC120255589 gene encoding LOW QUALITY PROTEIN: disease resistance protein RPM1-like (The sequence of the model RefSeq protein was modified relative to this genomic sequence to represent the inferred CDS: substituted 1 base at 1 genomic stop codon) — encoded protein: MLVGMDGPRNTLMDWLIPGDGSILRIISVVGMGGLGKTTLVKKLYENRQVMEHFHRRAWITVSQTFSLKVLLRDMINXLLGSQVFSAEMTEGQLVQQLRDELMKLNTRYVIVLDDVWSLNAWLSFFPALPDNSLGSRIIVTTRNLDVASFCSQESGHVYHLKPLCPENSWLLFCKKAFPRHYSNCPPTFTHLSKEILGKCDGLPLAIVTIGGVLASKPLLESEWQKLHDHLGTSIMSHQGLDAMTRILSFSYYDLPYYLKPLFLYLAIFPEDYQIRRKRLLRRWIAEGLVHATRDMSTEEVAEWYFKELMDRSMILSSIINGDTTVHSCHIHDIMLEFTLNMSEKDNLVSIITRKQQPPAPAPQTQDVREARHLALHQHSLPANIHKNKKLEHVRSLTVFSEGIVSLKNTSRMKLLRVLDLEGCHLSEVDGDLEVIGQFTLLRYLNLRNTSIRSLPKALAKLQNLETLDLRWTKVTEIPPHITKLHKLEYLSVGGFERDPSGASLTCHGAELPAEGMTALKALKTLSMVSFKTNPRELGEMTQLTKLGAKDITTPENAMAFVETLDKLSDQLRALKVSWNCDVPFLEEVSQPPVHLKSLWLSGIMITCKLPTWIASLDRVSKMALAHTELDEEGMQVLQRLPCLKELVLFENSYLNHELRFLAGYFPVLKLLQIDGLSHLTEFIFHGGGLQLEIIEILATAGTTYMFHGTHKPYPWPKETCTVITVVARLSTSPNPLQLRRYTQQLGGPAYVPMTGFPKFDKSVCIRLRHQTMGCSNFLLESNGDLSVGCDLPPECCDFPSSIELMVYDAM